In Treponema sp. OMZ 798, the following proteins share a genomic window:
- a CDS encoding phosphate/phosphite/phosphonate ABC transporter substrate-binding protein, with protein sequence MKHKIILLLAAICLFFGCAKEKTQKPITMVFLPNESSDAMKDARLAFMEIISEAVGRPVEIKTTTDYNIALEAIISGNADIAYIGAEGYINAHKRNPAIVPAATNSGPSGTLEDALYYSLIAVRTEDAPQYKNGNDYDLTLLKGKNISFVSTSSTSGFVIPASLLVKKFGLNSTDELIHDTSVFSKVLFAGSHQGSQVNLFRKDADAAAFAIPQTIGVYDLIAGEAYQTGAAYKVVKGAVDPFGKFPGSEITVIQSIPVLNAPIVMNTKTLTPEEQEKIQEALISEKTANNPGIFKIKGADKQGMYPKYTEKTKLVKTTDAWYDKIRNLTK encoded by the coding sequence ATGAAACACAAAATTATATTACTTTTGGCAGCTATCTGCCTATTTTTCGGTTGTGCTAAAGAAAAGACACAAAAACCTATTACCATGGTATTTTTACCTAATGAATCAAGCGATGCCATGAAGGATGCAAGGCTGGCTTTTATGGAAATAATAAGCGAAGCGGTGGGCCGTCCGGTCGAAATCAAAACTACAACGGATTATAATATTGCTTTGGAAGCAATTATATCCGGAAATGCAGATATAGCCTACATAGGTGCCGAGGGTTATATAAATGCCCATAAAAGAAATCCGGCCATCGTACCTGCGGCCACCAATTCAGGCCCAAGCGGAACCTTAGAAGACGCTTTATACTATAGCCTTATAGCAGTAAGAACGGAAGATGCCCCTCAATACAAAAATGGGAACGATTATGATTTGACCCTTTTAAAAGGAAAAAATATTTCATTTGTTTCCACGAGTTCTACATCGGGATTTGTAATTCCTGCAAGCCTTCTTGTAAAAAAATTCGGATTAAACAGTACCGACGAGCTTATTCATGACACATCGGTTTTTTCTAAGGTGCTGTTTGCAGGCTCCCATCAAGGCTCTCAAGTTAACCTTTTTAGAAAGGATGCAGATGCTGCAGCCTTTGCAATTCCTCAAACAATAGGTGTCTATGATTTAATTGCAGGAGAAGCCTATCAAACAGGAGCAGCTTACAAGGTTGTTAAAGGAGCTGTAGACCCCTTCGGAAAATTCCCCGGAAGCGAAATTACCGTAATCCAATCGATTCCGGTTTTAAATGCACCCATTGTTATGAACACAAAAACCCTGACTCCCGAAGAACAGGAAAAAATACAGGAAGCCCTTATATCCGAAAAAACGGCAAACAACCCCGGCATTTTTAAAATAAAGGGAGCCGATAAACAGGGAATGTACCCCAAATACACGGAAAAAACAAAGCTTGTCAAAACCACAGATGCTTGGTACGATAAAATCAGAAATTTAACAAAATAA
- the rodA gene encoding rod shape-determining protein RodA: protein MNIRKITNFDYLLFLAVVLLSFIGILFIYSSGVNSSGELVSKEYKKQILWACTGIALLLLSCIYDYRRIKDRTFLIYLLGMLLLLYTGIFGTVRHNARSWIGLKNLGIQPSEFIKLIFILFLAYYLEKSQNEEPLKRFIKAMAIMFVPVALILKQPDLGTASVYIPIFLIMCFIAGIPLRFILYVFFLGVLTIVFTLMPLWEEVILKTSHIMTNILKNSQVSIIILFAMGISTVIAMIGNVLLKRRYYYWIAYVLSLITIAFAGSIAGVRALKEYQMMRLIIFLDPEVDPLKHGWNIIQSITAIGSGGLTGRGYLMGTQSHYRYLPEQSTDFIFSILSEEWGFLGGLFVFSLYSIVFFRFFLSIKRCDDLFGKLIVSGILSMFFFHFFVNVGMVMGIMPITGIPLLFLSYGGSSLWTAMISVGVVIGINLRQL from the coding sequence ATGAACATACGCAAAATTACAAACTTTGATTATTTATTATTTTTGGCTGTTGTTCTTTTGTCGTTTATAGGCATACTTTTTATTTATTCTTCAGGTGTAAACTCAAGCGGTGAGCTTGTTTCTAAGGAATATAAAAAGCAGATTTTATGGGCTTGTACCGGTATTGCTTTACTCTTGCTTTCATGTATTTATGATTATAGGCGTATAAAGGACAGAACCTTTTTAATTTATTTATTGGGAATGCTTTTGCTTTTGTATACAGGGATTTTTGGAACTGTAAGGCATAATGCAAGGAGCTGGATAGGTTTAAAAAATCTCGGCATCCAGCCTTCCGAATTTATTAAGCTTATTTTTATTCTTTTTTTAGCTTATTATTTGGAAAAATCTCAAAATGAAGAACCTTTGAAACGTTTTATAAAGGCCATGGCAATAATGTTTGTGCCTGTTGCCCTTATTTTAAAACAGCCCGACCTTGGAACCGCAAGCGTATATATTCCGATTTTTTTGATAATGTGTTTTATTGCAGGTATACCGCTGCGTTTTATCCTCTATGTCTTTTTTCTTGGGGTATTAACAATAGTGTTTACCCTTATGCCTCTTTGGGAAGAAGTAATTTTAAAGACAAGTCATATTATGACAAATATTTTAAAAAATTCTCAAGTTTCTATTATTATTTTGTTTGCGATGGGTATCTCAACCGTTATTGCTATGATAGGTAATGTTTTACTAAAAAGAAGATATTATTATTGGATAGCCTATGTTCTTTCGCTTATCACTATTGCTTTTGCAGGGTCCATAGCCGGGGTGAGGGCTTTAAAAGAGTATCAGATGATGCGTTTAATTATTTTCTTGGATCCCGAAGTAGACCCGCTAAAGCACGGGTGGAATATAATCCAGTCCATCACGGCTATCGGTTCAGGAGGTTTAACCGGACGGGGCTATCTTATGGGAACTCAAAGCCACTACCGGTATTTGCCCGAGCAAAGTACCGACTTTATTTTCAGTATTTTATCGGAAGAATGGGGATTTTTAGGAGGTCTTTTTGTTTTTTCCCTTTATAGCATAGTTTTTTTTAGATTTTTTCTTTCGATTAAGCGCTGCGATGACCTTTTTGGTAAACTTATTGTTTCAGGCATCTTATCCATGTTCTTTTTCCATTTCTTTGTAAACGTAGGTATGGTCATGGGTATAATGCCCATCACAGGTATCCCCCTCTTGTTTTTATCTTACGGCGGCTCCTCTCTTTGGACAGCCATGATTTCAGTCGGCGTCGTTATCGGAATAAACTTGCGGCAATTGTAG